The window GATGGAATACGTCGGCAGCACGCCGTACAAGCCGCCAAACGACACATCGCTGTTGTACAGGCTCAGGCCGCGCACCGAGAACTGCTCGAAGCGCCCGCCCGCCGGGTTGGTGATGCGCACCGACGGGTCATTGGCGACCACATCGCCCAGGGTTCTCGCCTGCTGGTTCTTCACCGTGGTGCTGGTATAGGACGTCAGGTTGAACGGGGTTTCCATGAAGTCCTTGTCACCGAGCAAGCCCTGGGCGCCACGACGATTGACCTGCCCGCCTTCATAGACATCGCCCTGGGTGTCGAACGCGCTGCTGTTGATCGAGGTCTGCGGCAGGTTCAACGATCCGCCTTCAGGCGCGGGCGTCAAGGTGTACGACTGATCACTGACCGGCTGCAGTTGCAAACCCGAGCCTTGCAGCAGTCGGGCGAAACCTTCCTGCACGCCATAGCTGCCGCTGAGCCCGGCGCTGTTGCGGCCGGTGACTAATGCCGGATCAACCGACAGGCTGACCCCGGCCTGGGCCGAGAACTGATTCAGGGCGCTGCTCAAGCTGCCTGCAGGAATCTGATAGCTGCGCTTGGCCGCTTCTTGCGCCACGGCCGGGGCAATGTACATCGAACCGGCGCTCAACCCCGCCAACACACCGGCGTGACAAGTCATTTGCAACACAGGACGCATGCCCAAGCGGGCCAGGCGCAGACGTCGAAGAAAAACTGCAGGCATTGGAGCACTCTCTATATTTCGTTCACTTGAGAGCAATGACAGGTGACGTCAGAAAAAGGGACACGCTCCGGGAAAAAACTTTCAGACCGATACTTTGCCCGGGGCCAGGGTGACCCAGTAACGGGTCCGGCTGTGCACCTGCAGCCCCAGGCTGGCGGCCAGCAGTTGCAGGATCTGGTCGGTGTCATCCAGGCGGAAGGTGCCCGTGACTTTCAACCGCTCCAGCTCAGGCTCCCAGCGCAGAATGCCGGGTCGATAACGGCTCAAATCTGCGAGAAACGCCCCCAACGGCTGATTTTCGACACTCAGCACGCCCTGACGCCAGCCGGGCTGCCGGGTGTCAAACGGCTGGGCGGGCGAAACCTGCGCGGCACTCATCGTGGCCCGCTGACCGGGTTGCAAACGCATGGACGGGCCGTGTTCGGGAAACAGCTCGACATCGCCACGCCATACCGAGATCAGGCAATCGTCGTCCAGTTGACGAACACACAGATCCGCCCCGCTGACCTGCACCCTGCCCTGGCGAGTCTTGATGGTCATGGCTTTCACATCGTTGCCCATGTTCAGGGCCATCTCGCCTTCGATCAACGTCAGCAGCCGCCTGCCCTGCTCCAGCTCGATGTTCAGCGCGCTGGCGGTATCCAGTTGCAGCAGGCTGCCGTACTGCAGACGGATATCCCGGCGATCACCTGCTGCGGTGCGCATGTCGGCACGCAAGGCGGCAATGGGTGCCTGCTGGGCGAGCATCCAACCTGCCGGAAGCAACGCCGCCACAACCAGTGCACGTTTGAGCGCCGTTCGACGGCCCAGGTCCGGTCGGTCGAGGCTGGCCATGGCCAGTTCGGGCGGCAACGTTGCGAAGCGTTGGCGCAAGCCCTGGGCTTTTTGCCAGGTCTGCTCGTGATGAGCCGACTGCTCGCGCCAGCGCTGCAACCGGGCACGATCATCAGCGCTGGCAGTGCCGGATTCCAGTAGCACCAGAAAGTGCGCCGCGTCTTCGGCGATCTGTCGCGTCTGAGCGTGGTTGTTCATGGCTCAAGCATCAGGCAATGGGTGTAGGCCTGGGCCATGTAGCGCTTGACCGTACGTTCGGACACCTTCAAGCGCTCGGCAATCTGCGAGTAGTTGAGCCCCTCAAGCTGCGCCCACAAAAAAGCCCGGCGCACCGCCAGTGGCAATGCATCGAGCAGTTCATCCAGGGCTTGCAGAGTTTCGAGCAGGACCCAACGCTGTTCCGGTGACGGGATGACGGTCTCTGGAAGGGTCGCCAGCGCCTGGAGGTAAGCCTGTTCGAGGCTGCGCCGCTGGTAGTGGTTGATCAGCAGGCGCTTGCCTACCGTCAGCAGATAAGCCCGGGGCTCGCGCAAGCTGTGCAATGGCTCGCTGTGTTGGCTGGCCAGCACCCGAACGAAGGTATCCTGACTCAAATCAGCGGCATCCCACGCATTGCCCAAACGGCAGCGCAGCCAGTTTTCCAGCCAACTGCGATGCTCACGGTAGAAATTCTCCAGGGTAGGCGCTGACGCCCCAACTGCTTGCCTCATCATCACCGGCCCACGCAATGGCACTACTTAAAATGAGAATCATTCTATTTAGTTACCGTCAGTGCGCCAACTTATTTACATATCTATAGCGTTCGGACGTCCTGCGCATGAATCTGCGAAGCAGATTTGCTTTGGCTCTTTTCCCTCGATTTCACAGACGACGCAAAATGCGCGTCGGGAGGGTGAACGCAGGTGTCGTGGTGGGGGTCGCTCGGCATGGATGCCGAGCGAGCGCCGTTGGGCCATGGATGGCCCGTCGGCGCGTGCCCCCACCACGGCGCCGGAGTGAACGAACCCTCGCGAAGCGAGGGCCGGACGCCAGCGCAGAGGTTTTGGTTACTTTTGGCACCAAAAGTGACCCGGCCGTCAGGACGGAACCAGACTCAGCAGCCCCAAAGTGCTGTTGTCATTACACGATCAAAGGCGCGACGCATAAAATAGAGATGAACATTCACCGCCTCTTCCTGACCGAAAGAACGCCTCCGCGAGCAAGGTGGAGCGCCACCCCGGTCGCACAGGTAATCACCGACGCCGTAGGCGAGTGGTCGGCATTGCCACTCAGCGCCGCTTCATCCGATCAATAATCACCGCCAGCAACAGAATCGAGCCACGGATGACGTATTGATAGAAGGTGTCGATGTTTTTCAGGTTCATGGCATTTTCGATGATGGCCAGGATCAACACCCCGGCAATCACATGGCGGATCATGCCGATGCCACCGCTGAGCGACACCCCGCCCAGCACGCAGGCCGAGATTACCGTGAGTTCGAAACCCTGGCCGATCATTGGCTGACCGGAGGTCATGCGTGAGGCCAGTACCACGCCCGCCAGTGCGCCGATCAAACCGTGCACGGCAAAAATAATGATCTTGGTGCGATCTACATGCACCCCGGCCAGCAACGCTGCTTCCTGATTGCCGCCGATGGCCAGGGAGTTGCGCCCGTAGGTGGTGTAGTTGAGCAGCCAGCCAAAGAACGCAAAGCAGACGATGGTGATCAGGATCGGCACCGGCACGCCATACACCTGGCCGTTGCCGAACACGAAGAAGTCCTCGTTTGAAACCCCCACCGCCTTGCCATTGGAGAAGATGTACGCCAGGCCACGGACGATCTGCATGGTCGCCAGCGTGGCGATCAACGCGTTGATCCGCAGCTTGGCAATCACGATGCCGTTGACCAGCCCCACCACCAGGCCCATGGCCAGCGCGGCTGACACGCCGAGAAACAGGCTGTCGGTGTCACGTATCACAATCCCGGCAATCACCCCGGAACAGGCCAGCACCGAACCCACCGACAAGTCGAAGTGCCCGGAAGCCAGGCAGAACAGCATGGTGCAGGCGGCAATCCCCACGGTGGAAATCGCCAGGCCCAGGCCGCGCATGTTCAGGGGCGACATGAAGTTATCGATGAGCAGCGTACACAGCGCAAAGATGCCCACGGCAGCCATGAGCATTGCCCAGTCATCGATAAACCGACGCAGGTTCAGGCCTTGGCGTGGAGCCGCCAGACTGGTTTCGTTAGACATATGCACCTCTTTCTTGTAGTTTTTCATGCTTGTTTTCATCGTTCCTGGGCCAGGCCTCAGCCACGGGTGCGCGGCAACGCCAACTGCAACAGCCGCGCTTCGTTGGCCTCGTCGCGGTTCAGCTCGCCGGTGATGGCGCCTTCACTCATGACCAGAATCCGGTCGGCGATGCCCATGACTTCCATCAGGTCGCTGGAGACAACGATCACGGCAATGCCGTCAGCGGCCAGGTTATGAATGATCTGGTAAATCTCGGATTTGGCACCGATGTCGATGCCTCGGGTCGGTTCATCCAGCAGCAGCACCTTCATCGGCATCGACAGCCAGCGCCCCAGAATCGCCTTCTGCTGATTGCCGCCGGAGAGGTAAAGCATTTGCTGATCCGGCGACGGCGTCTTCACGTTCATGGCTTTGATCTGGTGGTTGGCGTTGCTCTTTTCCCACCGACCTTGAATCAGGCAGCCCAGGTGAACGTGACGAGGGCGCGCCCCCATGTTGATGTTCTCGGCCACGCTGGACAGCGGCACGATGCCCTCTTTCTTGCGGTCTTCGGGGCAGAGCAGAATCCCGGCGGCGATGGCATCCCGTGGGGAGCGCAACTCCAGGTTCTTTCCATCGATCTGCAACGTGCCGGACTTGCTGCGGGTCAGGCCCGACAACAGGCGAAACATCTCGGTACGGCCTGCGCCCACCAGCCCGAAGAAGCCCAGCACCTCGCCTTTCTGCACGGCAAAAGTCACCGGCTCCTGCAGCCCTGGCCCCAACAGACCGGTGACACGCAAGCCAGCGCCTTTATGCTCGCGGGGGCGGTAGTTGTAGATGTCCTGAATGTCGCGCCCGACCATACAGGTCACTAGTCGGTCGTGGTCCAGTTGCGCCATGTCCTCGAAGGTGCGCACGAAGCGGCCGTCCTTGAACACGGTGACTGCGTCGCACACCCGGAAGATTTCTTCCATGCGGTGGGAGACATAGAGAATCACTCGGCCTTCGTCGCGCAGCTTGACGATGATTGCCATCAGCCGGTCGATTTCACGCGCGGACAGGCTGCTGGTGGGTTCATCAAAAGCAATGACGTGGGCGTTGCGCGACATGGCCTTGGCGATTTCCACCAACTGGCGCTGGCCGAGGGATAAGTCCCCCAAACGCATGGCCGGATCGATTTCGTCAGCCAGGCCCTTGAGCAGCTCTCGCGCCTGACGGAACATCGCGCGCCGGTTGACCATGCCCCAGCGGCTGGGCATGTGCCCCAGCAGCAGGTTTTCCGCTACCGACATTTCCGGCACCAGTTGCAGCTCTTGGTGGATCACCGCGATGCCCGCCGCGATGCTGTCGGCGGTGGATTTGAACGTGTAAGGCTGGTCGCCGATGGACAGGCCGCCGCTGTTGGGCTGGTACGAGCCGCCCAGAATCTTCAGCAGCGTTGATTTGCCTGCGCCGTTTTCACCCATCAGCGCATGCACGCTGCCTGGGCGTGCTTCAAAGGTGATATCTGACAGCGCGCGCACGCCGGGAAAGGTCTTGCCGATGCCATTGAAGCGCAGGCTACCGGCGGGGTGCTGTTGAGCAATTGCGACTGGTTGCATGGAGCCTTCCTCATACCTGGATCTAAACACCGCCCGCTGCAGGAGCTGCCGCAGGCTCCGAAAGCAGTGTTTCAGACAACCCGCATTCGTCACCGTCGTAACCTCCGACAACGCCTACAGAACCGCTTAAACGCCGAACCTGTAGGAGCTGCCGCAGGCTGCGAACAACGGTGTCCGCGTTGCTACCGCCCTACTTCCACAAACCAATCTTGGTCAGTACTTCCTGGAAGTTCGCCCGGGTGATCAGCGTCACGTCATCCATCGCGGTGTATTTAGGCGGCTCCGTGCCCTTGGTGACCCACTCGTAGACCATGAGCGCCGTGTTGTAGCCTTCTTTGTCAGGGCTTGGCAGCATCGAGCCGAAGAAGCCGCTTTCCTTCTTTTTCAGCTCATCGATGGCATCAGTGCCATTGATGCCGATGCCGATCACGTTGGCTGGCTTGAAGCCCGCGCCTGCCGTGGCGCGGACGCCGCCCAGCACGGTGTTGTCGTTCATGCCGCCGATGATCAGGTTTTTCGCGGCCGACGGCAGTTTAGGCAAGGCCGAGTTGGTGGACTCCATGCTGCCAGGGACATCGAGGGTTTTCTGTGCAGTAAAGAGGATGTGATCTTCCGGGAAGCCTGCTTTTTTCAACGCATCGACTGAACCGTCAGTGCGCTTCTTGCCGGTGTCCAGCTCGTTGTAGGTGTTGATGATCGCGTAGGTGTCTTTCCAGTCCCAGTTGCGATTCTTCGCTTCGGCGGCCATGGCGGCGCCCTGCTTCTGGCCGACTTCAAACGCGGCCATGCCCAGGTAGGGCACGTCCTCCATGAATTTGCCTTTGGCATCGACAAAGCGATCATCCACCGCCATGACTTTCATGCCGTTGGCCTTGGCTTTGGCGACGATGGCAGGGCCCAGGGACACATCAGGCGGGCAGATGACGAAGCCCTTCACGCCATTGGCGGCCAGGCTGTCAATCGCAGAGAGGGTTTTCTCACCGTCTGGGACGGCGATCTTGACCACGGTGAACCCGTGATCCTTGCCCGCTTTTTCTGCGAAGGCCCATTCGGTCTGGAACCAGGGTTCTTCGGCCTGTTTGACGAGGAAGCCGATCTTGACTTCTTCGGCAGCGGAAACTGCGCCAGACAGACCCAGCACAGCAGTAGCAACAGCGGCACAGCAAAGGGAGCGAATCCCGTGACGACTCAACATAGCTAACTCCTTATTGTTATTGAATAGCTACAGCGTCCAACGTTTTGGGTTAGTAACCTCAGGCCTACCAGCCAGCAGTAAATCCGACATCACCACAGCAGCTAAATAGTCATACCATATTCGTGTTGGCCGCAATGTAACCTAGTGTCACCCGCAGCAGTGGAGCCTCCTTTCGGATGGAACAGGGCCGGGATCAGCCCGCGAAACGGATTGAATGCGTCCCGCCAACGCCCACGTTGGCCATTAGCAGCGCACCGTCGAATTGTCCCGAGGCATCTGCCGGCGCGGCGCTGGTGATGTACAGGGTGGTCATGTCAGGGCCGCCAAAAACGCAGCTGGTGGGGTGGCTCACGGGCAGGTCAACAACCCGGTCCACGCTGCCGTCCGGCGCAAAGCGGATCAGGCAGCTGCCTCCCCAGCGGGCATTCCAGGTGAACCCTTCAGCGTCCATGGCCGAGCCATCCGGCACCCCGCGTGGATGCTTGGCGGCCCAGACCGAACGCTCGCCCAGCCCGCCCTCAGGAAGGATCGGATACTGATAGATCACCCCATCGAGACTGTCGGCGCTGTACAGCCTGTCGCCGCTGGCATTCCACAGCAGGGTGTTGACGATGCCCTGGCCGCCGAGCAGTGCTGTAGCGGTGGCGTCGGCATCTATACGAAACACCCCACCGGAGCGCCGCAGAATGGGCAAATCGCCGCCCTGCTCGTCCAGGTTGTTCTGCATGGTGCCCAGCCAGAGTCGGCCTTGAGCATCGCAGCGGGCTTCATTGGCACGATTACCGGCCACCGGGTCAGCACGGCACAACAGTGTGAGTGCCGGTGTGTAGCCAGGAGAATCAAGATCAAGGCGATACACGCCGCTGGCCAGGGTCACCAGTGCGTCGCCATGGGTGGTGGGAATGAACGCCGAGACAGGTTCCGGCAAATGCCATTGCTGGTATTGATCCTCGAACAGCCGGCAAGCGAGCCGGCCCGCGATATCGACCCAATACAGCGTCTGGGTGTCAGCGTCCCAGAACGGACCTTCACCCAGCATGAAACGGTGTGCCGAGACAGGCAGCCATTGCATAGCAATACGTTCCTTATTGTTATTTTCTGATTCTGTCGAGCTGCGATGAAACCTTGTAGGCCCAGCGCTGGCTCAGGGCGGCCAAACGCATCCGCCGTCGATGACGACACTAAATAGTATTACGATTAAATTTTCAAGCTGCCATTTATCGTCTATAAATCCAGATGCAGCACTTTTAAGAGATAAATAGTCTTACCAATGGCAGCGCAGCTCGACTGCAGCTTCGCTCAAGACAACAACAATAAAAGGTAACCTCATGAAACCCTCTGCACTGCTCAGCAGTTTTGGACTGTCCTTGATGATCGCCACCCTCACCGCCAACGCGGCCAGCCTGTCCAGCGAACACAGCGCATTCGGCAGCACTGCCGATGGCACTGCGGTCGAGAAGTACACCCTGCGCAACAGCCATGGCGTTGAAGCCAGCATCATCACCTATGGCGCGACTCTGCAATCGCTGCTGGTGCCCGACAAGAGCGGCAAGGTGGCCGATGTGGTGCTGGGTTTCGATGATGTCAAAGGCTATCAAGACAACGGCACGGTGTACTTCGGCGCGACCATCGGTCGATTTGGCAACCGCTTGGCCAACGGCCAGTTCAGCCTGGATGGCAAAACGTATCAGGTGCCCCAGAACGACAAGACCAACGCCCTGCACGGTGGCACTCAGGGTTTTGACAAGCGCGTCTGGAAGGCCGAGCCAAGCGATGCGAATGGCTGGGTGGGCGTCAAGCTGACCTACCTGTCACCGGATGGCGAAATGGGTTTTCCTGGCAATCTCAAGACCGAGGTCACCTACAGCCTCAACGAGAAAAACGAGCTGCGCATCCAGTACCACGCCACTACCGACAAGCCCACGGTGCTCAACCTGACCAACCACAGCTACTTCAACCTGGCAGGTGCAGGCAATGGCGATGTACTCAAACAAGTGGCGATGATGCACGCGTCGCACTACACGCCGGTCAACGAAAAGCTGATCCCTACCGGCGAACTGCCCGCGGTAAAAGGCACGCCCATGGACTTCCTTACACCCACCGCGATTGGCAAGAACATCCACGCCGACCATCAGCAACTGAAGTATGCCGAGCCCAAGCAAGGCGGCTTTGACTTCAACTGGGTGCTGGATACCAAAGGCGACGTGAGCAAGCTGGCGGCAGAAGTCAGCGACCCGCAATCGGGCCGTCGTTTGCAATTGTTCACCAGCGAGCCCGGCGTGCAGCTGTATACCGGCAACTTCCTGGACGGCAGCATCCACGGCAAGGGCGGCAAGGTTTACCCGCACTGGGGCGCCTTCACCCTGGAAACCCAGCATTACCCGGACGCCCCGAACCAGCCGAAATTCCAGAGCACACGGCTTGATCCGGGCAAGACCTATACCCAGACGACAGTGTTTAAATTATCAGCGCACTAAACCTGCAGGAGCTGCCGAAGGCTGCGAATGGCGGTGTGCAGACAAACCGCTTTCGCAGCCCTCGTAACCTCGGTCAGCTCCCAGGCCGAACGCAATACCTGTAGGAGCTGCCGCAGGCTGCGAATGACGGTGTGTCAGACATGACGCATTTGGCAGCTCCTACACCAAGCTCGGGTCACTGACCCTTCATCGCCTTGACCAACTGATCCACGTTGTAGCGGAACATCTGCACGTAGCTGGCTGCCGGACCATCGGCAGGCGACAGTGCTTCCACGTACAGCTCGCCGCCCGGCTTGGCGCCGCTGGCATCGGCGATCTGTTTGACTAGGCGCGGATCACCGGAGTTTTCGAAGAAATACGCACTGACGTGCTCAGCCTTGATCTGCCGGATCAGCTTGCCGACATCCGCTGCCGAGGCTTCTGACTCAGTGGAAAACCCCAGCGGCGACAGGAAGGTCACGCCATAGGCATCGCCGAAATAGCCGAAAGCGTCATGGGACGTCAGGACCTTGCGTTGGGCGACAGGGATGCCCTTGATCTGCTCACGGGCGTAGCTGTCCAGCGCCTGCAACTGCGCGCTGTAGCGCTCGCCATTGGTCTGATAGACGCTGGCACCCGCCGGGTCGGCCTTCTTCAATGCCTCAACGATATTGCGCACGTAGATCACCGCGTTGGCGGCGCTGTTCCAGGCGTGGGGATCGGTGATGCGCTGGCCGTCTTCTTCCATGCTGCGGGTCTTGATGCCGTTGGACAGCACCACCGGCTCGCCTTTGTAACCCGAGGCCTTGATCAAACGGTCCATCCAGCCTTCCAGGTGCAGCCCGCTGACGAACGCCACGTCGGCCCTTTTCAAAGCTTGGGCATCAGCCGGGGTGGGCTCGTAGACGTGTGGGTCGCCATTAGGCCCGATCAGCGAGGTGACATGCACCCGCTCGCCGCCGACGTTCTGCACCATGTCGGCGATGACAGTGAACGAAGCCACCGCTTCGAGTGCCTTGGCCTGAGCCAGAACGCTAAACGCAGACAGCGCAAAGGCCGCGAGTGTGCCGAACAACTTTGATCGTTTCATGACGTTCCTTTTTGTGGGAGCCAGCTATCAGCCAGCCAGATGGGATTGAGGAAACAGCCGCCGCAAAATGCCGGTCCGGCCAAACAGCAGCGAAAACCCGTAGAACGCACTCGCGGTCAGGACAATGGCCGGGCCGGATGCGACGCCCATGTGATAGGAAATGATCAACCCGATCAGCCCCGACAACGTCGCCACCAGCGTCGAAATCAATACCAGGGCGCTGAGCGAAGTGGCCCAGAAGCGCGCGGCCGTGGCGGGCAGCATCATCATGCCCACCGCCATCAGCGTGCCTAGGGCCTGAAACCCGGCCACCAGGTTGAGCACCACCAGCAGCAGAAACAGCACGTGATACAACGAACCGCGCCCCCCCACGGCACGCAGGAAACCAGGATCGAAGCACTCCAGAACCAGCGGCCGATAGATCACCGCCAACAGGATCACCGTGAACGAGGCAATGCCGCCGACCATGTAAATGGCGTCCGAATCGATGGCCAGGATGGTGCCGAACAGCACGTGCAGCAGGTCGACATTGGAGCCGTGCAGGGAAACGATCATCACCCCGGCTGCCAAAGAGGTCAGGTAGAAGCTGGCGAAACTCGCGTCTTCGCGCAATGCGGTGAGCCGGCTGACCAGGCCCGAGAGCAATGCCACCGCCAGCCCGGCAATCAGGCCGCCCACGCCCATGGCAGGCAGCGACAAGCCGAAAAAACAGGAAACCCAGCGCAGCCCCCGGCAATACCGCATGGCTCATGGCATCGCCCACCAGGCTCATGCGCCGCAGCATCAGCAGCACACCGACCGGCCCGGAGCCAATGCCCAGCGCCAGACACGCCACCAGGGCACGGCGCATGAAGCCGAACTCGACGAAAGGGTCGATCAGGAGGTTATAAAGCGTCATGAAAAGCATTCTCTCGAAACCTATGGATATCTGATCGGGGTCCACGACCTGTGGGAGCGAATTCATTCGCGAAGGCGGCAGACCTGAATAATTACCTGAGCTGACACACCGCTTTCGCGAATGAATTCGCTCCCACAAGTTGGTGATTCATGTCGGCTCACCCTCCACCCCACACAACTGCGCATCCGGGCTCCAGAACTCAGCCATGTTCCGCGCCCTTGCGCAGGTTGGCGGCGTTGAGCACCTCGCTGGTTGCGCCCCAGGCGATGGTTTCCCGGGCCATGAGCAGGGTCTGCGGGAAATGCTGACGCACCTGGTCGATGTCATGCAGCACAGCAATCACCGTTCTGCCCTGCCCGTGCCAGACCCGCACCAGTTCCAGCAAATCCCGGGTTGTGCGTGCGTCGATGGCGGTGAAAGGCTCGTCGAGCAAAATCACCGCGGCGTCCTGCAACAGCAAACGGGCGAACAACACCCGCTGGAACTGCCCGGACGACAACGAACCGATACTGCGCGACTCGAAACCCTCAAGGCCCACCGCCTGCAAGGATTCCCGGGTGCGTTTTGCCGCCTCCCGACCCAGGCCGCGAAAGGCACCGATGCTGCGCCAGGCGCCCATGGCCACGGTGTCGGCCACACTCAATGGAAAGCTGCGGTCGATTTCTGCCGCCTGTGGCAGATAACCCAGGGTCTTGATCGCCAGATTGCCGCGATCAACGCGCCCCGCCGCAGGCTTCATGGTCCCGGCAATGGCTTTGATCAGCGTTGATTTGCCGGCCCCGTTCGGCCCGACGATGGCGGTCAGGCTGCCGGCTTCGAAGCGCCCGGACATGTGGTGCACTGCCGGGCGGCGCTCATAGGCAACCGTGAGGTCTTTGAGGGAAATGGCGGCACTCATGGAATGGCCACCGCCCAAGCGATGGCCAGCCACAGCAACACCAGCATGCCCAGAGCGAGCAAGACTCTCTTCCAGGCTGGCTGGGCGAGTGCCGAGCCAGCAACGGAAGGACTGCGGGGAGCTTTCATGATCAGTAACCTGCAACGATTTGTTACAGTATCACATAGCTATAAGCAAAAGTGTTATGTAATAACGCTTCGTCCGATCAGTGTGTGTCGGGATCAGCCGCCCGACCACAGGGCGTTGCGCCACCTGCCTGAACCCGATACTGTACATGCACACAGTATCGGAGTTTCCCATGCAGTTGATCGACAAGCTCAGCATCCTCGCCGACGCCGCCAAGTACGACGCCTCATGCGCCAGCAGCGGCGCGCCCAAGCGCAGCTCTGAAGGCAAGTCGGGCCTGGGGTCGAGTAACGGCATGGGCATCTGCCACAGCTATACGCCAGATGGTCGTTGCGTTTCGCTGCTCAAGATTCTGCTGACCAACTTCTGCCTCTACGACTGCCAGTACTGTGTCAATCGCCGCTCCAGCGATGTGCCCCGCGCCCGCTTCAGCCCCGAGGAAGTGGTCACCCTGACCCTGGATTTCTACCGGCGCAATTGCGTCAGCGGGCTGTTTCTCAGTTCCGGCATCATTCGTTCGGCCGACTACACCATGGAGCAATTGATCGAGGTCGCGCGACAGTTGCGCGAAGTCCATGAGTTTCGCGGTTATATCCACCTCAAGACCATCCCCGATGCCGACCCCGCACTCATCGCTCTGGCGGGCCGCTATGCCGATCGCCTGAGCGTGAACATTGAGCTGCCCACCGATGCAGGCCTGAAAATCCTCGCCCCGGAAAAAGACGTCAAATCCATCAAGCAAGCCATGCAGACCATCCACACAGGTCAGCAGACGATTCTCAACGAGCCCCGCGCTCCGCGTTTCGTGCCAGCCGGGCAAAGCACGCAGATGATCGTCGGCGCCGATGAAACCGACGACAGCACCATCCTGAGCAGCGCCGAATCGCTGTACGGCAACTACGGCCTGCGTCGGGTCTATTACTCGGCGTTCAGCCCGATCCCCAATAGCCCGAAAAGCGTGCCCCTGGCCGCACCGCCCTTGATGCGCGAGCACCGGTTGTACCAGGCGGACTTCCTGCTGCGCGGCTATGGCTTCAAGGTCAACGAACTGTTCAAGGGGCCGGGGCATCTGGCGCTGGACATCGACCCGAAACTGGCC of the Paucimonas lemoignei genome contains:
- the fecR3 gene encoding FecR protein; this encodes MNNHAQTRQIAEDAAHFLVLLESGTASADDRARLQRWREQSAHHEQTWQKAQGLRQRFATLPPELAMASLDRPDLGRRTALKRALVVAALLPAGWMLAQQAPIAALRADMRTAAGDRRDIRLQYGSLLQLDTASALNIELEQGRRLLTLIEGEMALNMGNDVKAMTIKTRQGRVQVSGADLCVRQLDDDCLISVWRGDVELFPEHGPSMRLQPGQRATMSAAQVSPAQPFDTRQPGWRQGVLSVENQPLGAFLADLSRYRPGILRWEPELERLKVTGTFRLDDTDQILQLLAASLGLQVHSRTRYWVTLAPGKVSV
- the fecI_4 gene encoding heme uptake regulator encodes the protein MMRQAVGASAPTLENFYREHRSWLENWLRCRLGNAWDAADLSQDTFVRVLASQHSEPLHSLREPRAYLLTVGKRLLINHYQRRSLEQAYLQALATLPETVIPSPEQRWVLLETLQALDELLDALPLAVRRAFLWAQLEGLNYSQIAERLKVSERTVKRYMAQAYTHCLMLEP
- the araH gene encoding L-arabinose transporter permease; its protein translation is MSNETSLAAPRQGLNLRRFIDDWAMLMAAVGIFALCTLLIDNFMSPLNMRGLGLAISTVGIAACTMLFCLASGHFDLSVGSVLACSGVIAGIVIRDTDSLFLGVSAALAMGLVVGLVNGIVIAKLRINALIATLATMQIVRGLAYIFSNGKAVGVSNEDFFVFGNGQVYGVPVPILITIVCFAFFGWLLNYTTYGRNSLAIGGNQEAALLAGVHVDRTKIIIFAVHGLIGALAGVVLASRMTSGQPMIGQGFELTVISACVLGGVSLSGGIGMIRHVIAGVLILAIIENAMNLKNIDTFYQYVIRGSILLLAVIIDRMKRR
- the araG_2 gene encoding L-arabinose transporter ATP-binding protein — encoded protein: MQPVAIAQQHPAGSLRFNGIGKTFPGVRALSDITFEARPGSVHALMGENGAGKSTLLKILGGSYQPNSGGLSIGDQPYTFKSTADSIAAGIAVIHQELQLVPEMSVAENLLLGHMPSRWGMVNRRAMFRQARELLKGLADEIDPAMRLGDLSLGQRQLVEIAKAMSRNAHVIAFDEPTSSLSAREIDRLMAIIVKLRDEGRVILYVSHRMEEIFRVCDAVTVFKDGRFVRTFEDMAQLDHDRLVTCMVGRDIQDIYNYRPREHKGAGLRVTGLLGPGLQEPVTFAVQKGEVLGFFGLVGAGRTEMFRLLSGLTRSKSGTLQIDGKNLELRSPRDAIAAGILLCPEDRKKEGIVPLSSVAENINMGARPRHVHLGCLIQGRWEKSNANHQIKAMNVKTPSPDQQMLYLSGGNQQKAILGRWLSMPMKVLLLDEPTRGIDIGAKSEIYQIIHNLAADGIAVIVVSSDLMEVMGIADRILVMSEGAITGELNRDEANEARLLQLALPRTRG
- the abP gene encoding L-arabinose ABC transporter substrate-binding protein, with translation MLSRHGIRSLCCAAVATAVLGLSGAVSAAEEVKIGFLVKQAEEPWFQTEWAFAEKAGKDHGFTVVKIAVPDGEKTLSAIDSLAANGVKGFVICPPDVSLGPAIVAKAKANGMKVMAVDDRFVDAKGKFMEDVPYLGMAAFEVGQKQGAAMAAEAKNRNWDWKDTYAIINTYNELDTGKKRTDGSVDALKKAGFPEDHILFTAQKTLDVPGSMESTNSALPKLPSAAKNLIIGGMNDNTVLGGVRATAGAGFKPANVIGIGINGTDAIDELKKKESGFFGSMLPSPDKEGYNTALMVYEWVTKGTEPPKYTAMDDVTLITRANFQEVLTKIGLWK
- a CDS encoding senescence marker protein-30, yielding MQWLPVSAHRFMLGEGPFWDADTQTLYWVDIAGRLACRLFEDQYQQWHLPEPVSAFIPTTHGDALVTLASGVYRLDLDSPGYTPALTLLCRADPVAGNRANEARCDAQGRLWLGTMQNNLDEQGGDLPILRRSGGVFRIDADATATALLGGQGIVNTLLWNASGDRLYSADSLDGVIYQYPILPEGGLGERSVWAAKHPRGVPDGSAMDAEGFTWNARWGGSCLIRFAPDGSVDRVVDLPVSHPTSCVFGGPDMTTLYITSAAPADASGQFDGALLMANVGVGGTHSIRFAG
- the mro gene encoding aldose 1-epimerase translates to MKPSALLSSFGLSLMIATLTANAASLSSEHSAFGSTADGTAVEKYTLRNSHGVEASIITYGATLQSLLVPDKSGKVADVVLGFDDVKGYQDNGTVYFGATIGRFGNRLANGQFSLDGKTYQVPQNDKTNALHGGTQGFDKRVWKAEPSDANGWVGVKLTYLSPDGEMGFPGNLKTEVTYSLNEKNELRIQYHATTDKPTVLNLTNHSYFNLAGAGNGDVLKQVAMMHASHYTPVNEKLIPTGELPAVKGTPMDFLTPTAIGKNIHADHQQLKYAEPKQGGFDFNWVLDTKGDVSKLAAEVSDPQSGRRLQLFTSEPGVQLYTGNFLDGSIHGKGGKVYPHWGAFTLETQHYPDAPNQPKFQSTRLDPGKTYTQTTVFKLSAH